The following is a genomic window from Staphylococcus capitis subsp. capitis.
CTACTTACCTAAGCCGATGGTCATTAAAGATGGCGAGTTCTATAAGTATGATAATAACATTGAAAACTCAATTGGAAGAGTTAAACCATTCTATGGTAACTTTGGTATTTATTTAAGAGCCTATACGTATATTAGAACTATGGGTGCTGAAGGACTTAAAGAAGTTTCAGAGGCTGCTGTGCTGAATGCTAATTATATTAAAGCACGTCTAAAAGACCATTTTGAAATCCCATATGACCAATATTGTAAACATGAGTTTGTTTTGAGCGGAACGAAACAAAAACAATTTGGCGTCCGTACATTAGATATGGCAAAAAGACTTTTAGATTTTGGAGTTCATCCTCCAACTATTTATTTCCCACTTAATGTTGAAGAGGGAATGATGATCGAACCTACAGAAACTGAATCTAAAGAAACATTAGATCATTTTGTAGATTCACTAATACAAATTTCTAATGAAGCGCAAGATAATCCTGATGTAGTGCTTGAAGCACCGCACACAACCATTATAGATAGATTAGACGAAACAACTGCAGCACGTAAGCCAATTCTTAAATTCGAAGATTTAAAACAAGAAAAAACAATTGAACATTAATATTGAAAATTAATTATACTTAAAATAGTAAAGCTCAATGATGTTTAAGCTATAATACATCATTGAGCTTTTTTCCCTTATTAAGCTAAATAACTTATTTTTCAAAAGATTATCTTTAAAGCCTAAATATTATTTTTTACTGCAATAATAAATACCCTTAAAAAGTTATAATTCAAATTACAACATTTCAAGGGTGAAAATTACTAGGCGAAACGATATGGTCGTAAAATTATTTCTTAGATTTAATTTTACCTGTCCATTTTTTATATCCGCCTTTAAGCATGTATAAATCTTTATAGCCATTTTTTCTTAATATACGAGCAGCACGATAACTCGCTATTCCATTAGCATCACACAAATAAATTGGTTGGTCTTTTCTTAAACCTTGGTAACGTTGTTTAAAAGTTGTGATTGGAATGTTACGCGCACCATTAATATGACCATAATCATAATCCACTTTTTCTCGAACATCTATAACTTGAGCTTTTCTCAAGCCTTTGTGGAATTCATTTTGGTCTAATTCTTTAACAGCTCGTTTATTAAGAATTTGTTGGATGACCATATACGCAATGATAATCACGATGATTCCAATTGCAATGTACAAAGAGATACCCATCTTGCATCCTCCCTAATTAATCGATATTATAATTATAAGACTGTTAGGACAATTTATCAAAATATTTTTTCGGGTTAGTTTATGTTTAAATCATATAAACTAGATATATACAAATATACTTAATAGTTAAGTCTTTAAACATTTTGTTAGGGGTTTTTTTATGACTGAAACTTGGAACTTTATTAATACAGGAAGTCAAGATCCATACTATAATATGGCTATGGATGAAGCATTACTTAATTTTGTTTCTAGAGGAGAGATTGATCCTGTTATAAGATTTTATACTTGGAATCCTGCGACACTTTCCATTGGATATTTTCAAAGATTACAAAAAGAAATAGATATTGAAAAGGTTAATGAAAAAGGATTCGGTTTAGTTCGACGTCAAACAGGGGGGAGAGGCGTCTTACATGATAAAGAATTAACTTATAGCGTGATAGTTCCTGAGTCCCATCCAAATATGCCTTCAACAATTACAGAAGCCTATAGAGTGATTTCTCAAGGTTTATTAGAAGGGTTTAAAAATTTAGGGTTTGAGACATACTTTGCCGTTCCTCGTTCAAAGGAAGAGCGAGAAAAGTTAAAACAACCTAGAAGTTCAGTATGTTTTGATGCTCCGAGTTGGTATGAATTAGTCGTTGAAGGTAGAAAAATAGCAGGAAGTGCTCAAACAAGACAAAAAGGCGTCATTTTACAACATGGTTCAATTTTACAAGATATTGATATTGATGAACTATTTGATATGTTTATTTTCAAAAATGATAGACTTAAAGCTAAAATGAAGGAAGCTTTCGTTGAAAAAGCAGTGGCAATTAATGACATTTCTGACACTCATATTACTTTAAGTGAAATGGAAAAAGCCTTTGAAGAAGGGTTCAAGACTGGATTAAATATTGAGTTCAAACCTTTAGAATTATCAGAACAACAGCTTGCTGAGGTAAAAGAACTTGAAGAAAAATATCGTTCTGACGATTGGATGTTTCGTAAATAATATAAAAATAGCATTGAAGTCAAGTTTAATTCGCATACTTCAATGCTATTTTTGTTTAATGCTTTCTATTTTTTCGTTTGTACTTTCGAGCAGCTCTCTTATACTTCCTTTGATCTTCAGTTAAGAAAAAGAAATAATAAATGAGATAAATGATTAAAGCTACTACTGCAAAACTTATTAAAGTCTTAATTATTGAAAAAAGAAATTCATCTAAATTCATTATTAATCCAAAAGCAGCAATAGCCAATATAATATAAAAGATGATATAACGCATCTAAAAACTCCTATTAACTTCTAATATTTGAACTTACGGTAGTAAGTTTTTGTTGACCTTTTTTAATTTGTTTAGAGTCTTTTGATTGATAGCCGTTTCTAATTTTATTCATCGCACCTGATAAATCTTTATCAAATTTGCTAATCTCTTTTCTTTTCTGTTTATCTTCTTCAGAATTAGAATCATTGTCAACCGAACTTTTATAAGTTGAAAAAGCTTCATTAATTTTATTCGTAATTTTATCTAACTTATCTTGAATATCTTTTTTACCTTTGTTCTTTGTAACATCTGCCTCTATATTTTTATAATCTCCTATAGCCTCAGCTACTTTATCATAATAATTGGACGATGCTTTTAAATTTTTGATTTTCAATTTGTTAGAGGATGTCTTTTTACTATTTTCTTTATCTTGTTTTAATCCAGCAATTTTTGATTTTTGGTTACTTATATCTTGATTAAGTTGCTGTATATCTAACTTAAGTTGGTGATTATCATCTCGTAATTTAGTAGTCTTATCCTCTAATGGAGCCAAGTTTTGACTTCCACAACCTGCTAACAAACAAGATGCTCCTAGCACTAATATAAATTTTTTCATTGTATTCTCCCTAAACCAAAAACTATTATAATCGTTATTAATTATGCTATCATTTTAATGTATAAAATAAAAATGTACAAACGTTATCATAGGAGTGATGCAAATGAATAAATTAAAACAAGTTCATGAAATCTTGGAACATAAACGTTTGGATGCACTTATTGTTCTATCTGATTTTAATCGAAGATATCTTTCAGGATTCACGGGAACAAGTGGCGCTTTGATAATAACCCCTGATAAAAATTATCTTGTAACTGATTTTAGATATATTGAACAAGCTACTAATCAAGCAACTGAATTTGAAATTATTAATCGTCAAAGTGGGTTAATTTCAGAAATAAAACAAATATTAGAAAGTAAAAAGTTAACGAATGTTGGTTTTGAAGGACATTTAATTAGTTATGATACATATGTTGAACTCAATAAAGGTATAATTACTTTGATTAGTATTAGGGATGCTATTGATAAGATAAGAGAAGTTAAAAATAAAGAAGAAATTCAACTTATAAAAAAAGCAGCAGAAATTGTAGATAAAACATATGAATATATTTTATCAATAGCAAAAGTGGGTATGAGTGAAAGAGAAATCAAAGCGCGCCTAGAAAGCAAAATGTTAGAATTAGGTGCCGATGGTCCATCTTTTGATACAATTGTAGCATCAGGTTATAGAGGCGCATTACCTCACGGGGTAGCTAGTGACAAACGCATCGAAAAAGGTGATATGATTACTTTAGATTTTGGAGCGTACTATCGTGGTTATTGTTCCGATATAACGCGTACTTTCGCTATAGGTGAACCTGATCCAAAGATGAAAGAAATATATGAAATCGTGCTACAATCTCAAATTAAGGCAATCGAAGAAATAAAACCTGGTATGACTGTTCAACAAGCTGACGCTTTATCAAGAGATTATATCGAGTCTCATGGTTATGGAAAGGAATTTGGTCATTCTCTTGGACATGGTATAGGTTTAGATATTCATGAAGGACCATTGCTATCTAAGAATAGCGAAGGTGAATTGAAAGTTAATAATTGTGTAACAATTGAACCAGGTATATATGTCGATGGACTTGGTGGCATTAGAATAGAAGACGATATATTAATCACAGAAAATGGCTGTGATGTCTTTACTAAATGCACAAAAGACCTTATTATTTTAGAGTAAGCGCGTATAATTGAGGAGGAGACTGAATGATTTCAGTAAATGATTTTAAAACAGGCTTAACAATTTCTGTAGATAATGGAATTTGGAAAGTTATTGATTTCCAACACGTAAAACCAGGAAAAGGTTCTGCATTTGTTCGTTCTAAATTAAGAAACTTAAGAACAGGTGCTATCCAAGAAAAAACATTCCGAGCAGGAGAGAAAGTTGAACAGGCGATGATTGAAAACCGTCGCATGCAATATTTATATGCTGATGGAGATAATCATATTTTCATGGATAATGAAACTTTCGATCAAATCGAATTACCTGGTGATTATTTAAAAGATGAATTAAACTATTTAAAAGCAAATATGGAAGTTCAAGTTCAATCATATGAAGGAGAAATTATTGGAGTTGAATTACCTAAAACAGTTGAATTAGAAGTAACTGAAACTGAACCAGGTATTAAAGGTGATACAGCAACAGGCGCAACAAAATCTGCTACTGTAGAAACTGGATATACTTTAAACGTGCCTTTATTCGTTAATGAAGGAGATATTTTAGTAATTAATACTGGCGACGGAAGTTACATTTCTAGAGGCTAGACAAATTATACTTATTAACTATCCCCCCTTAAAGTGTACATTGAAATTGGTGTGCATTCTTAAGGGGGGTAATATTTTTTGGACTTTTACTTCAATAAAAGTAACATAAAATCAAAATTTATCCACCACTGAACATTTTAATTCATGTAGTAGTTTAATTTAACTTAGAATTATTAATCTGAACCACTATTTACCCAACCTCAGAATCATTTTGATAAGCAATCAAACGTCTTCGCATCATTATGCTACAAAACTTACTGGGAAATATAATGGCATCTATATTTGAGTATATTTCTTGATTTAATTAATAATCATTACTAAACCCGTTTGTTGCAATTTTTGTTTTTTAAATTATTAGTTACTAAGCCTGTTATCTATGTTTCATCATATGAACATGCTTGAATTGAGTGAATGACTCAAGTAAAATAGACGGGTAGATGAAAACAAACCTAAGGAGTCAGTACGAAATGAACTTTAAAGAAATAAAAGAATTAATTGAAATTCTTGATCAATCTAATTTAACTGAAATTAACATTGAGGATAACAAAGGTAGCGTTGTTAATCTAAAAAAAGAGAAAGAAACTGAAATCATTACACCTCAAGTAGCTCAACAACCTGCACAACAGATTTCTCAACCACAAGCAGCGCCACAACCTCAATCAACTACTCAATCAGGGGAAGAAACTCAAGAATCTGCTAGTGATAATTATGAAACGATTAATGCGCCAATGGTTGGTACATTTTATAAATCACCTTCGCCAGAGGAAGATGCTTATGTTCAAGTAGGGGATAAAGTTTCAAACGACACAACTGTATGTATTCTTGAAGCAATGAAATTATTTAATGAGATTCAAGCTGAAACATCAGGTGAGATCGTGGAAATCTTAGTAGAAGACGGACAAATGGTAGAGTATGGCCAGCCGTTATTTAAGGTGAAATAATGAATAAGATATTAATCGCAAACCGTGGGGAGATAGCTGTTAGAATAATCAGAGCTGCTCACGATTTAGGTATCCAAACAGTAGCTATTTATTCTGAAGGGGACAAAGATGCATTACATACTCAAATTGCTGATGAAGCATATTGCGTCGGTCCAACTTTATCTAAGGACTCTTATTTGAACATACCTAATATATTATCTATTGCGACTTCTACTGGATGTGACGGAGTACATCCTGGTTATGGATTTTTAGCTGAAAATGGCGACTTTGCAGAATTATGTGAAGCATGTCAACTTAAATTCATTGGTCCAAGTTATGAATCTATTCAAAAAATGGGAATTAAAGACGTAGCTAAAGCAGAAATGATTAAAGCTAATGTACCTGTCGTACCTGGTAGTGAAGGACTTATCCAAAGTATCGATGATGCTAAGAAAGTAGCTAAAAAAATTGGTTATCCTGTAATAATTAAAGCTACTGCAGGTGGTGGCGGAAAAGGTATTCGTGTTGCACGTGACGAGAAAGAGCTTGAAACAGGAATTCGTATGACTCAACAAGAAGCAGAAACTGCCTTTGGTAACGGTGGTTTATACCTAGAGAAGTTTATCGAGAACTTTAGACATATTGAGATTCAAATTGTCGGAGATAGTTATGGTAATGTCATACATTTAGGTGAGCGTGATTGTACGATTCAACGTAGAATGCAAAAATTAGTTGAGGAAGCACCTTCTCCCATTTTAAGTGAGGAAAAACGTCAAGAAATGGGAAATGCGGCTGTTAGAGCAGCTAAAGCAGTTAACTATGAGAACGCTGGTACGATAGAATTCATTTACGATCTTGATGATGATAATTTCTATTTCATGGAAATGAACACTCGTATTCAAGTAGAACATCCTGTTACTGAAATGGTCACTGGTGTGGATTTAGTTAAATTACAGCTTAAAGTAGCTATGGGTGAAGCTTTACCATTCAAACAAGAGGATATTTCAATTAATGGCCATGCTATAGAATTCCGTATAAATGCTGAGAATCCATATAAAGACTTTATGCCTTCACCAGGTAAGATTACTCAATATTTAGCACCAGGCGGTTTTGGAGTGAGAATAGAATCAGCATGTTATACTAACTATACAATCCCTCCATATTATGATTCTATGGTAGCTAAACTTATTGTACATGAACCTACTAGGGATGAAGCCATTATGACTGGTATTCGTTCACTAAGTGAGTATCTTGTATTAGGAATAGATACTACTATTCCGTTCCACCTTAGACTACTAAATAATGAAATCTTTAGAAGTGGTGAATTTAATACAAAATTCTTAGAAAAATACAATATCATGGATGACGATCAATAGGAGGTTATCGGATGGTCAATGTAGCAGATTATTCTCAATCGAATTTAGGTAAAATTGAAATTGCGCCAGAAGTTTTATCTGTTATTGCTAGTATTGCCACGTCAGAAATCGATGGAATCACAGGCCATTTTGCTGAATTAAGCAAGACGAATTTAGAGAAAATTAGTCGAAAAAACCTCTATAGAGATGTGAAAATTGAGGCTAAAGATGATGGTATATACATTGATATTTATTGTGCTTTAAAGCACGGAGTAAATATTTCTAAAACAGCCAATAATATTCAATCTGCAATTTTTAATTCAATAACAACTATGACAGCAATTGAACCAAAACAAATTAACATTCATATTACACAAATTGTAGTGGAAAAATAAATAGTACAAAGTAGAGGTATTATAGAGGTAGCATTTATTAAAATTCTAATTCAAAATAAAGCGTCTCTTATAAATGTAGTACACTCTATGATATTCCTACTGGTTAGACTGATTTGAATTGAAAAAAATTAAAAAATTTTTAATTCAGTCATTTTCACCAATATGCTAATTATGGCTGAGACAATGTTTTATGTTTCAGCCTCATTAATTATATAAATACGTTTGAAGGAGTAAAATATGAGTCGTAAAGAATCAAGAATTCAAGCTTTTCAAACTTTATTTCAATTAGAAATGAAAGAATCTGATTTAAGTATCACTGAAGCAATCAACTTTATAAAAGATGATTATCCAGATTTAGACTTTGATTTTATTAACTGGTTAGTTACAGGAGTAAAAGATCATGAAGCTGTATTAGATGAGAAGTTTAAACCATATTTAAAAGATTGGTCAATTGAACGTTTACTAAAATCTGACCGTATTATCTTAAGAATGGCTACATTTGAAATGTTACACAGTGACACTCCTGAAAAAGTTATCATCAATGAAGCTGTTGAACTTACTAAACAATTTAGTGATGATGGTCATTATAAATTTATTAATGGTGTTTTAAGTAATATAAATAATTAAAATGAGTGATATGTATGACTGAATATTTAAGTGTTACTACTTTAACTAAATACATTAAATATAAATTTGATCAAGATCCTCATTTGCAATCTGTTTTAATAAAGGGAGAATTATCAAACTTTAAGAAACATTCAAGCGGACACTTATACTTTAACGTTAAAGATAAAGAGAGTGTGATTAGCGCTATGATGTTTAAAGGTAATGCTTCTAAATTAGGCTTTGAACCTAAAGAAGGTGATGAAGTTCTACTCGAAGCTCGTGTCTCCGTTTATGAAAGAAGGGGCAACTATCAAATTTATGTAAATAAGATGCAACTTGACGGAATTGGAAATTTATATCAAAAGTTAGAAGAACTTAAGAAGAAACTTACAAAAGAAGGTTATTTCGATAGCAGCGTTAAGAAACCTATACCCAAATTCCCCAAAAGAATTGCGGTCCTAACAGCTAGTACTGGTGCTGCAATTAGAGATATTCATTCAACAATTAACAGTCGATATCCTTTAGTTGAACAGATACACATCAGTACATTGGTACAAGGTACGCAAGCAAAACAAGATATTATAGAGAAAATTGAACATGCTGACACACTTGATGTAGACACCATTATAGTTGGGCGTGGTGGTGGTTCTATTGAAGATTTATGGAACTTTAATGAGGAAGAAGTAGTTAAAGCAATATATAGTTGTAATACACCAATTATTTCAGCTGTGGGACACGAAACTGACTTTACTTTAAGTGATTTTGTAGCTGATGTTAGAGCAGCTACTCCTACACAAGCTGCTGTAATCGCAACACCCGACCAATATGAATTAATGCAACAAATTAAACAATATCAATTTTCATTAACTAGGTTTATTAAACAATATGTCGAACAACAGAAGAAACAATTAAGTCATCTAAATTCTTATTATAAATTTAAGCAACCTTCACTGTTGTATGATCAACAAATTCAAAAGCGTGATGACCTTGAAAAACAACTTAAGCAATTGATGTCGACATATCTTGAAAAGCATACTCAAAACCTCAAGCTATTGAAACAACATTTCAATTTAAAAACACTCAATAACAACATTTCTCAAGATAAAATGCATGTGTCCCAATATCGTGAACGTATGACTCAAGCAATAACAAATGAATTATCAAAATTACAAACAGATTTAAAAAATAAAATTGAAAATCTAAATAATTTGAGTCCTACTAATACAATGTTACGTGGCTATGCAATTGTAAATAAGGATGATAAAGTAGTTACAAGTACACATGATATTACTGAGAATGATACAATCACTTTAACAATGAAAGATGGCAACGTTGATGCTACTGTAAAGAAAGTAAGGTGTAATGATGAGTAAAGAAAAGCAAAGCTTTGAAGAAATGATGCAAGAACTAGAAAATATAGTTCAAAAATTAGATAATGAAACAATTTCATTAGAGGAATCACTAGACTTATATCAAAGAGGAATGAAATTATCAACTGCTTGTGATACAACTTTAAAAGATGCAGAGAAGAAAGTAAACAAATTAATGCAAGAAGAAGCTGAGGAACAAGAAAATGAAGAAGCTAACAATGAGTAATTTAATCGAAGAAGTTAATACTAATCTTAAGCAGGCAATTCCCGAATCTCATCTAAATACCGATTTAGAAGAGAGCATGATGTACTCACTTCAGGCCGGCGGAAAAAGAATTCGACCTGTATTATTATTACTTACATTAAATATGCTAAATGAAGATTATCATAAAGGACTTCAAAGTGCTTTAGCTTTAGAAATGATTCATACATACTCACTCATTCATGACGATTTACCTGCAATGGATGATGACGATTACCGTCGCGGTAAACTAACTAATCACAAAGTCTATGGTGAATGGAAAGCAATATTAGCTGGAGATGCACTTTTAACAAAGGCATTTGAATTAGTCTCAAATGACGATTTAATTGAAGATAATGTTAAAGTAAAAGTTTTACAACGATTATCTAAAGCAAGCGGACATATCGGTATGGTTGGCGGACAAACATTAGATATGCAAAGCGAAAATCAAACAGTTGATTTAAAAACTTTAGAGTCTATTCATAAAGCGAAGACAGGTGCTCTTCTTACTTTTGCAGTAATGGCTGCTGTAGATATTGCACAAGTAGATCAGAAGACGTCTCACAATCTAAATGAATTCAGCGAACATTTAGGACTTATGTTTCAGATTAAAGACGATTTATTAGATGTTTATGGCGATGAGAAAAAAATAGGTAAAGCGGTAGGTAGTGATGAATCGAATAATAAAAGTACTTATGTTTCCTTATTTGGTAAAGAGGGTGCTGAAGACAAACTGGAATATCATAAGAATCAAGCTTTGAAATGTCTGAATAATATATCTTCACAATATCAAACTTCAGAATTAATAAAAATTGTTGATTTATTTTACAATAGAGATCATTAAATTTAATAAAGATATTTAGATTTTAATTTATAGCCTATAAATGGATGAGTTCTAGTTCATTTATAGGCTAAATTTTAGATTTGTTTTAGCTATTACATTTTCATTTTGAAATCTTAGATACAAATCCTTATTATTTGATATTTATTTTGTTTTCCATATACAAAAAATATTCATTCGCTAATTTTTATTCAATTAATTAATTTATCATGTTAAAGTTTGGATTTTTATAATAAATGCCTTTATCATGCCAAAGATAAAAAATAATAATGTTAAAGTTAAATAGTGTTTAGTAGTAGTTACGAGTCGCTTGTGTTAAAATCATTGTATAAATATTCGTAACTAGAGGTGTTTATTGTGCCAAAAAAATCAGTTAGACATATAAAAATTAGAGAAATTATTTCGAACGAACAAATAGAGACACAAGATGAATTGGTAAAACGATTAAATGAATATGATTTAAACGTGACACAAGCAACAGTTTCAAGAGATATAAAAGAATTACAATTAATTAAAGTTCCCGCACCTTCAGGTCAATATGTTTATAGTTTACCGAATGATAGAAAATATCATCCTTTAGAAAAATTAGGACGATATTTAATGGATTCTTTTGTAAATATAGAGGGAACTGAAAACTTACTTGTACTTAAAACACTTCCAGGTAACGCACAATCAATTGGAGCGATACTTGATCAAATTGATTGGGATGAAGTACTTGGTACCATTTGTGGCGATGATACATGTCTACTTATTTGTAGAAATGAAGAAGCAAGTGAAGAGATAAAAACTAGAATTTTTAATTTATTATAAGGATGCGATGAATTTATGTTACAAACCTTATCAATAAAACAGTTTGCTATCATTGATAAACTTGAAATACAATTTTCAGATGGATTAACAGTCCTAAGTGGCGAAACAGGCTCAGGTAAATCTATCATCATTGATGCAATTGGACAGCTAATAGGAATGCGCGCTTCTTCTGATTATGTGCGTCATGGCGAGAAAAAAGCTATCATTGAAGGTATATTCGATATAGATGAAAGCAAAGATGCAATATCTATTCTAGAAGATTTATCCATTGATATTGATGAAGACTTTTTATTAGTTAAGAGAGAAATCTTTAGTTCTGGTAAAAGCATTTGTCGTATCAATAATCAAATTGTCACACTTCAAGATTTAAGAAAAGTGATGCAAGAATTATTAGATATTCATGGCCAACATGAAACTCAATCATTACTCAAGCAAAAATATCATCTTCAATTACTCGATGATTATGCAGAAAATCAATATTCAGATTTGCTACAACAATATAAAAATGTTTTCAATCAATATAAAGATAAAAGAAAAGAATTAGAAGATTTGGAATCAGCCGATCAAGCATTGCTACAGCGTCTTGATTTAATGAAATTTCAATTCGAAGAACTTACAGAAGCTTCTTTAAAAGAAGATGAAGTAGAACAACTAGAAGTTGATATTAAACGTATTCAGAATTCTGAAAAATTGAGCCTAGCATTGAATAATGCGCATCAAGTACTAACAGATGAGAATGCTATTCCGGATCGATTATACGAATTAAGTAATCATCTTCAATCTATCAATGATATTGTTCCTGAAAAATACGAAAAATTGAAAGAAGATATTGACCAATTCTACTATGTTCTTGAAGACGCAAAACATGATATATATGATGAAATGGCAAACACCGAATTTGATGAACAAGTATTAAATGAACTTGAATCAAGGATGAATCTTTTAAATAACCTAAAACGCAAATATGGAAAAGATGTTCCTGAACTCATTGCTTATCAAAGTAAGTTAGAGAATGAGATTAATAAAATTGAAAACTATGAACAAAGTTCATCACAATTAAGAGAAGAAATTAACCAACTCTATCAAGAAGTAATTGATATAGGTAAAGCATTATCAAAAGAACGGCGACGCGTCGCTAGGGAATTACGTGACCATATTGTTTCTGAAATTCAAAATTTACAAATGAAAGATGCAAATTTAGAAATATCTTTCAAACCTCTTGATGAACCTAACTACGAAGGAATCGAATTTGTAGAATTTTTAATTAGCCCTAATAAAGGAGAGCCTTTAAAAAGCTTGAATAAAATTGCTTCAGGAGGAGAATTATCTCGAATAATGCTTGCATTGAAAAGCATATTTGTTAAATCACGTGGCCAAACAGCAATTCTATTTGATGAAGTGGATTCAGGTGTTTCTGGACAAGCAGCACAGAAAATGGCTGAAAAAATGAGAGACATAGCTCAATTCATACAAGTCATATGTATTTCTCATTTACCTCAAGTTGCTTCAATGAGTGATCATCATCTTCTAATAAGTAAAGCCTCACAAGATGACAGGACAACTACTCAAGTTAAAGAGTTATTAGATGACGATAGAATTAACGAGGTAGCGCGAATGATTTCCGGAGCTAGTGTTACTGATTTAACAAGAGAAAACGCTAAAGAAATGATTGCTCAAA
Proteins encoded in this region:
- the recN gene encoding DNA repair protein RecN encodes the protein MLQTLSIKQFAIIDKLEIQFSDGLTVLSGETGSGKSIIIDAIGQLIGMRASSDYVRHGEKKAIIEGIFDIDESKDAISILEDLSIDIDEDFLLVKREIFSSGKSICRINNQIVTLQDLRKVMQELLDIHGQHETQSLLKQKYHLQLLDDYAENQYSDLLQQYKNVFNQYKDKRKELEDLESADQALLQRLDLMKFQFEELTEASLKEDEVEQLEVDIKRIQNSEKLSLALNNAHQVLTDENAIPDRLYELSNHLQSINDIVPEKYEKLKEDIDQFYYVLEDAKHDIYDEMANTEFDEQVLNELESRMNLLNNLKRKYGKDVPELIAYQSKLENEINKIENYEQSSSQLREEINQLYQEVIDIGKALSKERRRVARELRDHIVSEIQNLQMKDANLEISFKPLDEPNYEGIEFVEFLISPNKGEPLKSLNKIASGGELSRIMLALKSIFVKSRGQTAILFDEVDSGVSGQAAQKMAEKMRDIAQFIQVICISHLPQVASMSDHHLLISKASQDDRTTTQVKELLDDDRINEVARMISGASVTDLTRENAKEMIAQNHRD
- a CDS encoding exodeoxyribonuclease VII small subunit; translated protein: MSKEKQSFEEMMQELENIVQKLDNETISLEESLDLYQRGMKLSTACDTTLKDAEKKVNKLMQEEAEEQENEEANNE
- the argR gene encoding transcriptional regulator ArgR, encoding MPKKSVRHIKIREIISNEQIETQDELVKRLNEYDLNVTQATVSRDIKELQLIKVPAPSGQYVYSLPNDRKYHPLEKLGRYLMDSFVNIEGTENLLVLKTLPGNAQSIGAILDQIDWDEVLGTICGDDTCLLICRNEEASEEIKTRIFNLL
- a CDS encoding polyprenyl synthetase family protein translates to MKKLTMSNLIEEVNTNLKQAIPESHLNTDLEESMMYSLQAGGKRIRPVLLLLTLNMLNEDYHKGLQSALALEMIHTYSLIHDDLPAMDDDDYRRGKLTNHKVYGEWKAILAGDALLTKAFELVSNDDLIEDNVKVKVLQRLSKASGHIGMVGGQTLDMQSENQTVDLKTLESIHKAKTGALLTFAVMAAVDIAQVDQKTSHNLNEFSEHLGLMFQIKDDLLDVYGDEKKIGKAVGSDESNNKSTYVSLFGKEGAEDKLEYHKNQALKCLNNISSQYQTSELIKIVDLFYNRDH